From the genome of Verrucomicrobiota bacterium:
CCGGCGATACCCGGCAACAATCCAGTGCCGTGCAGCAGCTTGAGGCGGCCTTGGATCACTGGAAGAATTATTCCACCGCCTACACCCGCCAATATATCCAGCCCGTGCTATATAACCGCGCCGGCTCGGTGGACATCCCCGGGCAAACTGCGAATGTTGCCGCCGACGTGCAGATGGCACGGGCTTGGAAAAGCGGAACCATTGACGAAGCCGGGATCAAACGCTCCGGAACGGAAGCCGGTTTTAAGCAGTGAAACAAGTCAAGAATTGACATATTATGAATCGCAGTCTCGGCGTCCTTCTACTTGTATTTGGAATCGTCGGATCGTTTGCCGTCGATCCGTCTTTGGCGGGCAAAGACCGCCTGAACATCGAGCTTCTGAAAACACTCGATGCAAAAGGCAGTTATATCCGGCTTGAAGGACGTTCCCTTTTCATAACCAGTAACGTTGCCCCAAAAGCACAACGGGCGGGCTTCTGGTTCGATATCGAGCCAGACCCGGCCGCACCGGTCCTGCTGAACAAGTCGCTACCGGGTGCATGGGATGTGGCCGTTGTCGGGAACTATGCATTCTTGTGTGACTACACAAAATTTCTGACTGTTTTCGATTTGCGGGACCACCAATGGCAGCAGGTGGCCAAGCTGGAGATGCCTTCGATGACGGAGAACATCACCATCCGCGGCAAGCTGGCCTACGTCGCCAACCATATCGCGGGCCTCACCATTGTGGATATCGCCGACCCGGCCAAGCCCACCATGGTCAGCAATTTCAATCCCCACATTGACTGTGACGGCTTGGCACTCTGGAAGAATTATGCGGTTCTCTATGCGCACTGGGAAAGCCGCCTTGTCTTGGTTGATATCACCGATCCAACCCAACCGCGGCAGGTGGGTGTGTACCAGCACGACAAGAAAACCTTTAACCAGGGTGAGGTGACCGTGGACGGTGGTTTTGCCTATTGTACGGCCAACAACGGGTTGGTGCTCGTGAACATCACCGATCCGGCCAACCCAACGTTGGCTAGGACCGTTGAGATTAAAGGCGGCATCACTGACGTGGCGGTGAATGACGGCTTTGCGTTCCTCGCAGCCAAAACCAATGGCGTCCGTGTCCTCAATGTCTCCAACCCCGTCAACCCCGTCGAAGTGGGCCGCTACACAGGGTGTCAGGCTTCTGAACTAGCCGTTCTGCGGATTCCCCAGCCCGATCAAAACACCTCTGCACGCGCGCGCTACTACGTTTACGTGGCCGGTGGTCCGGCCTCGCTGCTGCTTTTCCATGCTCCTGTCCAAGCAACGGTTGTAAAATAGCTGGTACAAACTCGATAGAAAATTATGCCTCTGAAAACGATCCGAACTTTACGTAATTGCCCAGGCTGGGTCATCGGCTCAAGCCGTTGCCGGTCAGCGATGAAACAGATTCAGTCCCTCCTATTCGTTATCGCGCTACTCGCACCGCTGGCGGCGCTGCCTGCCGCCGACTCAACCACGATCCCAATCAACTCGCCGGCGTTTGTGTTCTCTCCCGGAAACTGGACCGGTGATGCGGGACGCGCCGGGAACAATTTCCGCCAAACCTGGAACCCGTATGCCTATTGTCGGGTGGCCTGGGAAACCGGTAATCGCAAACCGGTGGCGAAAATCCTCCTGGATACTTCGACCTATCCGCTCAAGTTCAAGCCGCCGCAAATCGCGTATAATATTGATGGAGTCTGGAGGTCCAAAATCGCCTGTACCAACGAAATCCTCATCGAGGAGATCACCGGTGCCGGAAAGCATGAGCTGAGCGTCTATCTGCATCAGTCGCAGCAGATCGAACGCTGGGGCAGCGAAGGAAAAAGCGGTTTGAACGTGCTCCGGATTACCGGTCTGCAAGTGGATACGGGCAGCAAGCCAATCCCCGCGCTACCGGAATCAAAATGGGCGATGATCATTGGCGACAGCATCACCGAAGGAGTTGGTGCCACTGAGCTGGCGGCCTATTCCCACCTGGTAGGGCAGGCGCTCCAGACGCAGGGATACGAGTATTGCATCAACGCCTGCGGGTGGAGCGGCTGGATCAATAAGGGCGACAATCCTCCGGGTGATGTTCCGGGTTATTATTTCATCACGAATTCCATCAATGGCGTGGGCGGCCGCTATGAGGACACTTTGAGCCGTTGGAACAAGATTGACGGGAATAACCACTCCCTGCTCGATTCCAAGGGACACATCAGCGCCTATGGCCAAATCGGCCAGGAACCGTCGGTGATCCTGATCAATTACGCAACCAACGATTCCCTGCACAAATCCAACCCGAGCGATACGTTCGCGAGCATCATCCAAGGTCTGGCCGCTTTGCGCAAAAGCGCGCCCGAAGCGCAAATCATCCTGCTGATTCCTTTTGGCCAGTATTATGCCAAGGAATTGAAGACGGCGGTGGCAATCCATAAGCAGAACCATCCCGGTGACACCAAGCTCTCGATCATAGACCTTGGACCTTCCGTGGCGAAGACGCTGTCGGCGAAGAACGGCCTGATGGGCGGCCTGCATCCCAACGATCGCGGTCATGCGATTTTCGCAGCTAAAATCATCCCACAACTGATGATGATCCTGAAATGATACGCTCACATTACTCCTCTTGGTTGAGAAAACACCAAGCCTGTCTGTAAGGTTCTCGGAAAGTTTGAACCGCACCCGTTCCCATGCTCCAATCCTCGCATGATTACATCGTCTAAAACCACCGGTTACGCCGTCTGGGCATGGACCATCTGCTTGTCGAGCGGATGGATTATGGCGGCGGATACCCTGCGGCTGAAGCCTGGAGTTCCCGTGGTGGTTGCCCCGTCCGAACCCGGCCCTGTGCTGCGCGCGGCGGAGGATCTGCGCCGGGATTTGCAATGGGTTTTGAATGCTCCCTCCCCCCGCTTGGACCGTCCGCCTGCTGATCCGAACCTCCCGGCGATTGTGATCACGTCCCAGTCGGCGGATTCGTCCGTGCGCGGTGCTGAGGCACATGCGGTCTCTGTGCAGGGGCAACGCGTGGTGCTGCAAGGCGCGGATATGCGCGGCGCGATTTACGCCATTTACAGCTTCAGCGACCTTTTCCTGGATATGCCGCCGTGGTGGTTTTGGGCAGGTTGGAAACCAAAACCGCGCCGCTTCGTAGAGGTGGCGGCGGACACCGATCTGCACTGGAAATCGCCGCAGGTGAAATGGCGCGCTTGGTTTCCCAACGATACCGATCTCCTTTCGCCTTGGATGAAGAATGATTATGAGACCCGATGGAACCTTATGGTTGAAACCATGCTTCGCTTGAAATTAAACATGATAGATATTGGCGAATTGTTTGATGATAGCATCCGCAAGGTCCGCATTCCGCGGGATCGTGGCCTGGCAATCACGACCACCCACCTCGCTCCCTTCGGCGCAACGTTGAAAAATTGGGGCAAATACTGGAGTGCCCAGGGTCAATCCGTGCCCCCTCCGCTAACGCTGGCCAACGTTAGCGGTCTGGAACAGTTTTGGGAGCATCATATTCGCATTGTGCAAAAGGAAAAACTGGAAATGTTATGGATGATTGGTTTTAGGGGAGATGGGGACAAAGGTTTTTACAAGACTTTTGCCGATGCGCCTGCCGATGATGCCGGTCGCGCCAAAAACATCCAGAATATGATGCAGCGGCAAGTGACGCTCTTAAAGAAGGTCACCGGTGAGGCACATCCGGCCATGCGCACGGTTTTATATGATGAATGTTCGGATTATGTGGCGTCCGGCCTGCTTCATCCACCCGATGAACCCAGTTTGATCTGGAACTTCGTGGCTGCGCGGCGCGACCATTTTCCTGCCGCTGACTTGCGTCAGTACCGCGCTCCTGCGGAACGGTTGTTAGGGTACTATTTCAACATCCAGTTTACCAGCACGGGATCGCATTTGGCGGATGGCGAAGGACCTTGGAAGATGGAGAAAAACCATCGAATAGTGCTCGAATCCGGTTCCAACTTCGTTTTCTCGGTCGTCAACTCGGGTAACACCCGTGAGTTTTCCCTCACTTTACAGGCGCACGCCAGGATGATGTGGGATTTCAACCGCTATGATTCCAGCAAATTCGTGGAGGAATTTTGCCAGCGTTATTGGGAGCCGGAGCACGGCGCGCGGGTAGCCAAGCTTTACCGGGATTATTTTGAGGCGTACTGGCAACAGCGCAAGGCGGACCTTCCCGACTTTCCCCGGCAATATATTTTCCAGGATCTCCGCATCGCGCGTGCCACTCGCGAACTCATGACGGCCGCCCGCTTGGGCCAAGTGTCCGATGCCCTGCTCGATGACCGTGGTATGGGTTATTTCCGAATCGTGCCAACTGATAACGGAACGACCTCGAAGCTCGACGCGGTGATATCCGGCAACACACGCGCAGCGGAACAGTTTGCCGTTGTGGCGGACCAGTGCGCAGCCCTCTCACCGCAACTCGCCCCTCAAGGCCGGACCTTTTTCGACCAGAGTCTGCGCGTGCAAGCCTCGTTCATGGCGGCGGCATCCCGGTGTCTGGTAGCCGTCGCGCAGGGGTTCAAAGTGAAGTCGGACCAGGCGGCTTTTGAAAAATGGATGCGCCAGGCAGAGGCGGAGGCCAAGGCCATGCAGGCAGCCTTGCAAACTGCGGCCACCGGCCCCTTTACAGACTGGTATGTGGGAGAGAAAGTATTCGGGCTGAAAGAAACCCAGGACATGATCGCCCGACGGACGCAAGGGTCCATCAAGCCCGCGCGGTAGTTTCAGCCGTTCCCTTGGTAAGGTGCACCAAAGTTATATCAGGGATAAGCGCAACATCAGCGAAAATGCACCAATATTTTGAACTTGTTGGCGGTTGACGGAAAGATACCATTGCCACAATGAGACCTTCAAACCGGCTGGTGGTAATGATAACGACTGCGGCATTGGCAATCGTGGTTCAGGCGGCATCTCCAAACCAAGGGGATTGGCCGGAATTTCGTGGCCCCACGGGCCAGGGCATTTCGGCAGCGAAGAATCTTCCCGTAGAATGGTCCGCGTCGAAGAACGTCGCATGGAAGCAGGCGATTCCCGGGCTGGGCTGGTCGTCTCCCGTCGTCCAGCGGGGACAAGTCTTTCTCACCACCGCAATCGTTGGCACCAACGGCGGACCATCGTTACACGCGCTGTGCCTGGATGCTGTCACGGGACGGTTGCTGTGGAATACCGAGATTTTCAAATCCACCGAGACTCAGGCAAAACCCATGAATGGCAAGAACAGCCATGCCAGCCCGACGCCGGTGCTGGAAAGTGACCGCCTATATGTTCATTTTGGCCATAACGGCACCGCCTGCCTTGATGTTACCGGTAAAATCATTTGGCGCATGAATAGCCTGAGTTACCCCCCGACGCATGGTAACGGCGGTTCGCCTATCCTGGTGGACAATAAATTGGTCTATAATGCCGACGCAACTTCCGCCCCCTTTATCGCGGCATTGGATAAAGCAACCGGGAAAGTCCTCTGGAAGGTGAACCGCGAGACCCTGGCTAATAACAAGTTTTCATTTTGCACGCCGCTCCTCATCACGGTGAATAGTCAACCGCAAATCATCAGTCCGGGCAGCGGTGCGGTCTCAGCCCTCGACCCAAAGGATGGCCACGAAATCTGGCGCGTTCGCTATGGCCAGGGGTATTCAGTGGTTCCACGCCCCGTGTTTGGTCAGGGACTGGTTTTCATCGGCACCGGCTTCAACCGCGCGGACATCCTGGCCATCCGTCCCGATGGCCATGGCGATGTGACGGACACGCATTTGGCCTGGCGTACCACGAAGGGAGCGCCGCTGACCCCCTCAATGCTGCTGGTTGGTGAAGAACTCTACGCGGTCTCGGATGACGGACTGGCAAGTTGCTTCGAGGCCAAAACCGGCAAGGTTCATTGGCAGGAACGCCTGGGTGGAAAATACTCGGCATCGCTCCTGGCGGCGGATGGCCGTATCTACCTGCAAAATGAGAGCGGCACCGGCACGGTCCTCAAGCTGGGCAAAACGTTCACGACGCTGGCCACCAATTCCCTGGCGGAACGGTCGCTAGCCTCGTATGCGGTGGCGGACGGTACCTTGTTCATCCGCACGGCGGAAAACCTTTATCGAATCGCCAATCAGCCGTCAAAGTAGGGGGAACCGTGCAATGATGCTTGAAAAAACTCCTCGTTGTTGCCGTGTTGGCGCTTGGTTACTCGCTTCCCTAACACTTCTCCATGCCGCCGAGGTGCCACCGAATGACGCCGCACAGCGCATGAGCCGTTATAACGTCGTTTGGAACTGCCCGTCCAAAGACGCCAGCGGTGTGATGCCCATCGGCAACGGCGATATTGCCGCCGGCGTCTATGCCATCGAGGATGGCGACCTGTATCTGCTACTGGCCAAGAATGATACCTTCAATTACATGGGCGACCTCTACAAGACCGGACGGATACGGGTCTTGCTCGGACCCAATCCCTTCAAGCAGGGAAAGACCTTTCGTCAGACCCTCGATTTACCGAGCGACTCAATCCAAATCGAAGCGGATGGAGTCACGCTGCGTATATGGGCGGATGCCAACCACCCGGTCTATCATGTCGAGATCAACTCTTCGCACAAGCTCGTCGTTACGGCCCAACCGGAATTCTGGAAACGGTTCGACTTTTGCAGTTACAATGTTGCCAACTTCTATAGTCCGACGAGCGCCCTGCCGCCGGGCACCGAGCCTCCCCAGGATGTGCGTTTGGAACGCGCTGGAAAATTGCTATAGTATTATCCCGTCGGCGACCACAGCGTTTATCCCGACGATCTGAAATTTTACGAAGTCGAGCACATGGCGGCAAAGTTTGCCGATCCCTTTCGCTTTAACACCTTCGGCAACCTGCTCGAAAGCCCGGCGCTGAGACGGAGCGCTTCGCGGCACGGGAAATACCTTTGATCTCCGTATTCATGCGCTGACGATGCAGACGCCGAAGGCCGGGACTTGGATCGAGACGATTGAGCGGCATACGGCTCGTCCGGTGGACACGGTCCACGAGTGGGAGAACCATTGTGCGTGGTGGACGAACTTTTGGGATCGAAGCTGGATTATTGCCTCAGATCGCACGCTGCCGTTGGACGCGCGCGAACGATTCAATGGCGTACCATCACTCTCCGGCAGCCGCGAAGAGGAGGATGGTGCGGCGCTGGCCGCGCAGAGCCATAACGTCTTCCGCCTTCTAATGGCCTGCCAGAGTCGCGGGCGCGTTCAGACCAAGTTCAACGAGGGCCTCTTCACCCGGCAAGCACGACGGTTTTCTGCTGGACACCTTTCCCAGCCTGGCCTTGCGGCTGATTGCCGGCAACCTACAGCAACAGTTCCCCAATGCGCTCAAGCCCAATATCTGGCAGCACATCGTGGTGGTGTTGGATCACGGCACTTCGCGCCTATATCTGGATGGCCAGCCGGTGCGGAGCAGTAAGTGAAAATTGCCAGCCCCCTTTGCTTGACGCATCGGAACCCAACCGATACGTTTTTCGTCGTACTCATTATGAAAAATACAATGCGTTTAAATCCGAAGTCTCTGGTGAACTCATTCACTTCACTCCTGACTCTGGCTGGCCTCGCCATCGCCCTCACCGTCGCCTCTGGTGTCGCTGCCGATCTGGAACCCACGCTGGGTAAAAAAGGAACACTGCTCCTCGAGGAGAAGTTTGACGGCACCGAAGTTCCCAAGACCTGGCGGGCCAACACCGGCAAACTGCGGGTGGCTGATGGCGCCTTGCATGCCAGCGAAAAGAAATCCGACAGTCATATCGGCGCGTTTCGTTATGCGTTACCCGTGCAGGATTGCGCGGTGCAGATTGATTTTCGCTTTGATGGAGGCCGTACCTTCAATCTCGGCTTCGACCCAGCCCCCGGAGAACTGAAAAAGAAGGGTCACCTGTTCTCGCTGACG
Proteins encoded in this window:
- a CDS encoding DUF5703 domain-containing protein yields the protein MSRYNVVWNCPSKDASGVMPIGNGDIAAGVYAIEDGDLYLLLAKNDTFNYMGDLYKTGRIRVLLGPNPFKQGKTFRQTLDLPSDSIQIEADGVTLRIWADANHPVYHVEINSSHKLVVTAQPEFWKRFDFCSYNVANFYSPTSALPPGTEPPQDVRLERAGKLL
- a CDS encoding family 16 glycoside hydrolase, producing MRLNPKSLVNSFTSLLTLAGLAIALTVASGVAADLEPTLGKKGTLLLEEKFDGTEVPKTWRANTGKLRVADGALHASEKKSDSHIGAFRYALPVQDCAVQIDFRFDGGRTFNLGFDPAPGELKKKGHLFSLTVTASQWGIMEHNDKADPNSKGKKHASGKVNFEKGKWYTLLLETKGEEVVVQSAGQETIRASAKDFRVKKPGLVFRVGGDDDQEISFDNVKVWELKRAAGDS
- a CDS encoding SGNH/GDSL hydrolase family protein, which gives rise to MKQIQSLLFVIALLAPLAALPAADSTTIPINSPAFVFSPGNWTGDAGRAGNNFRQTWNPYAYCRVAWETGNRKPVAKILLDTSTYPLKFKPPQIAYNIDGVWRSKIACTNEILIEEITGAGKHELSVYLHQSQQIERWGSEGKSGLNVLRITGLQVDTGSKPIPALPESKWAMIIGDSITEGVGATELAAYSHLVGQALQTQGYEYCINACGWSGWINKGDNPPGDVPGYYFITNSINGVGGRYEDTLSRWNKIDGNNHSLLDSKGHISAYGQIGQEPSVILINYATNDSLHKSNPSDTFASIIQGLAALRKSAPEAQIILLIPFGQYYAKELKTAVAIHKQNHPGDTKLSIIDLGPSVAKTLSAKNGLMGGLHPNDRGHAIFAAKIIPQLMMILK
- a CDS encoding PQQ-binding-like beta-propeller repeat protein; this encodes MRPSNRLVVMITTAALAIVVQAASPNQGDWPEFRGPTGQGISAAKNLPVEWSASKNVAWKQAIPGLGWSSPVVQRGQVFLTTAIVGTNGGPSLHALCLDAVTGRLLWNTEIFKSTETQAKPMNGKNSHASPTPVLESDRLYVHFGHNGTACLDVTGKIIWRMNSLSYPPTHGNGGSPILVDNKLVYNADATSAPFIAALDKATGKVLWKVNRETLANNKFSFCTPLLITVNSQPQIISPGSGAVSALDPKDGHEIWRVRYGQGYSVVPRPVFGQGLVFIGTGFNRADILAIRPDGHGDVTDTHLAWRTTKGAPLTPSMLLVGEELYAVSDDGLASCFEAKTGKVHWQERLGGKYSASLLAADGRIYLQNESGTGTVLKLGKTFTTLATNSLAERSLASYAVADGTLFIRTAENLYRIANQPSK
- a CDS encoding glycosyl hydrolase 115 family protein, translated to MITSSKTTGYAVWAWTICLSSGWIMAADTLRLKPGVPVVVAPSEPGPVLRAAEDLRRDLQWVLNAPSPRLDRPPADPNLPAIVITSQSADSSVRGAEAHAVSVQGQRVVLQGADMRGAIYAIYSFSDLFLDMPPWWFWAGWKPKPRRFVEVAADTDLHWKSPQVKWRAWFPNDTDLLSPWMKNDYETRWNLMVETMLRLKLNMIDIGELFDDSIRKVRIPRDRGLAITTTHLAPFGATLKNWGKYWSAQGQSVPPPLTLANVSGLEQFWEHHIRIVQKEKLEMLWMIGFRGDGDKGFYKTFADAPADDAGRAKNIQNMMQRQVTLLKKVTGEAHPAMRTVLYDECSDYVASGLLHPPDEPSLIWNFVAARRDHFPAADLRQYRAPAERLLGYYFNIQFTSTGSHLADGEGPWKMEKNHRIVLESGSNFVFSVVNSGNTREFSLTLQAHARMMWDFNRYDSSKFVEEFCQRYWEPEHGARVAKLYRDYFEAYWQQRKADLPDFPRQYIFQDLRIARATRELMTAARLGQVSDALLDDRGMGYFRIVPTDNGTTSKLDAVISGNTRAAEQFAVVADQCAALSPQLAPQGRTFFDQSLRVQASFMAAASRCLVAVAQGFKVKSDQAAFEKWMRQAEAEAKAMQAALQTAATGPFTDWYVGEKVFGLKETQDMIARRTQGSIKPAR